The DNA sequence GGACAGCCCGAAGGCCAGGAAGAGGGCCGTGGTGCCGACCGGCTCCTTCGACCACACGCCGTACACGACGGCCATGGCGAGGATGAAGACGCTCAGCCAGATGAACATCTGTCCCTGGATCTTCACTTGCCTGCCTCCTTGCCGCCGGCGAGGGCCTTGTCCGACTCGGAGAGGTGATCGAGCTGTTCGAGCGCCGTGATCTCCGGGTGGTGCAGGTCGAACGCCGGGGATTCGGAACGGATCCGCGGCAGCGTGAGGAAGTTGTGCCGCGGCGGCGGGCAGGAGGTCGCCCACTCCAGCGAACGGCCGTAACCCCACGGGTCGTCGACCTCGATCTTCTTGCCGTACTTCGCGGTCTTCCAGACGTTGTAGAAGAACGGCAGCATCGACAGGCCGAGGAGGAACGAGGAGATCGTCGAGATCGTGTTCAGCGCGGTGAAGCCGTCGGCGTCGAGATAGTCCGCGTAACGACGCGGCATGCCCTCGGCACCGAGCCAGTGCTGCACCAGGAACGTGCCGTGGAAGCCCACGAACAGCGTCCAGAACGTGATCTTGCCGAGCCGCTCGTCCAGCATCTTGCCGGTGAACTTCGGCCACCAGAAGTGGAATCCGGAGAACATCGCGAAGACCACGGTGCCGAAGATGACGTAGTGGAAGTGCGCGACGACGAAGTACGAGTCCGAGACGTGGAAGTCCATCGGGGGCGAGGCGAGGATGACACCGGTCAGACCACCGAAGGTGAAGGTGATCAGGAAGCCGACGGCCCAGAGCATCGGTGTCTCGAAGGACAACGACCCCTTCCACATCGTGCCGATCCAGTTGAAGAACTTCACGCCTGTTGGCACGGCGATGAGGAACGTCATGAAGGAGAAGAACGGCAACAGCACGCCGCCCGTGACGTACATGTGGTGGGCCCACACCGTCACGGAAAGGCCGGCGATGGCGATCGTCGCGGAGATCAGACCGATGTAGCCGAACATCGGCTTGCGGCTGAATACCGGGATGACTTCGGAAATGATTCCGAAGAACGGCAACGCGATGATGTACACCTCTGGATGGCCGAAGAACCAGAAGAGGTGTTGCCAGAGCAATGCGCCGCCATTGGCCGCGTCGAAGATATGCGCGCCGAATTTACGGTCGGCCTCCAGCGCGAAGAGCGCGGCGGCGAGGACCGGGAAGGCCAGCAGGACCAGAACACCGGTCAGCAGGACGTTCCAGGTGAAGATCGGCATGCGGAACATCGTCATGCCGGGGGCGCGCATGCAGATGATCGTGGTGATGAAGTTGACGGAGCCGAGGATCGTGCCGAAGCCGGAGAAGGCCAGACCCATGATCCACATGTCGGCGCCGACGCCCGGCGAGCGGACCGCGTCCGAGAGCGGGGAGTAGGCGAACCAGCCGAAGTCGGCCGCACCCTGCGGGGTGAGGAAGCCGGCCACCGCGATGAGCGAGCCGAAGAGGTACAGCCAGTACGCGAACATGTTCAGCCGCGGGAACGCCACGTCGGGCGCGCCGATCTGCAGCGGCATGATCCAGTTCGCGAATCCGGCGAACAGCGGCGTCGCGAACATCAGCAGCATGATCGTGCCGTGCATCGTGAACGCCTGGTTGAACTGCTCGTTCGACATGATCTGCGTGCCCGGACGGGCCAGCTCGGCGCGCATGAAGAGCGCCATGAGTCCGCCGATGCAGAAGAACACGAACGACGTGACCAGGTAGAGCGTACCGATCGTCTTGTGGTCGGTGGTGGTCAGCCACGTCACGACGATGTTTCCCGGCTGCTTGCGCCGCACGGGCAGCTCGTCCTCATACGAGTCGTCTGCCGGAGCGGCACCCTGAGGTTCGTTGAGGATGCTCACAGTTGGTTCTTCTCCGCATTCCTGGCCGGGTCCGTCTGCGCGATGCCTGCCGGCACGTAGCCCGTCTGACCCTTCTCAGCCAGCTCCTTGAGGTGCTGCTGGTAACGCTCCGGGGAGACGACCTTGACGTTGAAGAGCATCCGGGAGTGGTCGGCGCCACAGAGCTCGGCGCACTTGCCCATGAAGGTGCCCTCGCGGTTGGGGGTCACCTCGAACACGTTGGTGTGGCCCGGAATGACGTCCTGCTTCATGAGGAACGGCACCACCCAGAAGGAGTGGATGACGTCACGCGAAGTGAGGACGAAGCGGACCTTCTCCCCCTTCGGCAGCCACAGGGTCGGACCCGGGTTGCCGTTCTGCGGGTTACGGGTCCCGGGGATGCCCACGTCGTGGACGCCGCCGGCGCCCTCGGGGAAGTCCTTCTGGAACTTGTCGGGGATGGCGTTGAGCTCCTTGGGGACCTCGGGCCCCGCTGCGGGCTGGCCATCCACCTTCTCGATGTAGTTGAAGCCCCAGCTCCACTGGAAGCCGACCACGTTGATCGTGTGGGCGGGCTTCTCGGAGAGCTCGAGGAGCTTCGACTCATCTCGCGCGGTGAAGTAGAAGAGCACCGAGACGATGATGAGGGGAACCACTGTGTACAACGCCTCGATGGGCATGTTGTACCTGGTCTGCGGAGGTACCTCCACCTTGGTCCGGCTACGCCGGTGGAAGAAGACGCTCCAAAGGATCAGCCCCCAGACAAGGACACCCGTGACGAGCGCTGCCGCCCACGAGCCTTGCCAGAGGGAGAGGATCCGAGGGGCCTCTTCCGTAACCGGAGTGGGCATTCCGAGGCGGGGGAAATCCTCCCAGTTGTATGAACAACCGGAGGCCGTCGCCAGGACCAGGCCCGCAGTCAGCACCTGCGGCAGCTTCCGCCGCATCGGGCGCCGCGACGAGCGGTCGGAGCCGTTGGGACTCACGTAGCGCCTTCCCGAGAGTCTCGCCCGCACGGTCGGCGCGCCCGTATGTCTCTGGTCGGTCGCCGGCCCTGACGCGGGCAGGGGTTTGGATGTTTATGCGGACCAAACCCTACTGGACGCTATTTGGGGTCGCGCGGGGAGGGTGCCCAACGCGCCGCCCGACACGCCCATGGGGTGGAATCCGGGGCTCCGGCCCCCATCTGACGGCCACTCGCCCGGCCGGGATGAACGGGCCCCGGCGAGGCGGGGCCGGGTGCGGGCTAGCGTGGCGGGGTGCCCTACTTCGATGCCGCCTCCGCCGCCCCCCTGCACCCCGTCGCACGCCAGGCCCTGCTTGCCGCGCTCGACGAGGGCTGGGCCGATCCCGCCCGCCTGTACCGGGAGGGGCGGCGGGCCCGGCTGCTCCTGGACGCGGCCCGGGAGGCCGCCGCGGAGGCCGTCGGGTGCCGCCCCGACGAGCTGGTCTTCACCTCGTCGGGGACGACGGCGGTGCACGCGGGAATTGACGGGGCTCTTTCGGGACGTCGGCGTGTCGGCCGCCATCTGGCCCTCTCGGCGGTCGAACACTCCTCGGTGCTCCATGCGGCGGCGGCCCACGAGGCGGCGGGCGGCTCGTTCACCGAGGTCCCGGTGGACCGCGCGGGGGCGGTGGATCCGGCCGCGTACGGCCGGGCGCTGCGGGCGGACACCGCGCTGGCCTGCCTCCAGTCGGCCAACCACGAGGTCGGCACCGAGCAGCCGGTGGCGGAGGTCGCCGCGCTCTGTGCGGACGCCGGGGTGCCGCTGCTGGTGGACGCGGCCCAGTCGCTCGGCTGGGGCCCGGTCCCGGAAGGCTGGTCGCTGCTGACGGCGAGCGCGCACAAGTGGGGAGGCCCCGCCGGGGTGGGGCTGCTCGCGGTCCGCAAGGGGGTGCGTTTCTCACCCCGGGGCCCCGGCGGGGAGCGGGAGTCGGGCCGGGCGGCGGGGTTCGAGAACCTGCCGGCGATCGTGGCGGCGGCGGCCTCGTTGCGCGCGGTACGGAGTGAGGCGGCGGCGGAGTCGGTGCGGCTGCGGGCCCTGGTGGACCGGATCCGGACCGTCGTGGCCGCGCGGGTGCCCGACGTCGAGGTGGTGGGTGATCCGGAGCGGCGGCTGCCGCATCTGGTCACCTTCTCCTGTCTCTATGTCGACGGGGAGACTCTGCTGCACGAGCTGGACCGGAGGGAGTTCTCCGTGTCGTCCGGCTCGTCCTGCACGAGCAGCACCCTGATTCCGAGCCATGTGCTGAAGGCGATGGGGGTGCTCTCGGAGGGGAACGTCCGGGTGTCGCTGCCGCCGGGCACGGCCGGGGCTGACGTGGACCGCTTCCTGGAGATCCTCCCGGGGGTGGTCGCCGAGGTACGGGAACGGCTCGGCGCCCCGGTCTCCGCGCCCCCCTCCCCCGGTCCCGCCGCGTCCCTGGTGGTCGACGCGCTGGGCCGGCGCTGCCCCATCCCGGTGATCGAGCTCGCAAAGGTGATCGGGGAGGTAGCGGTGGGCGCCACGGTGACGGTGCTCGCCGACGACGAGGCGGCGCGCCTGGACATCCCGGCCTGGTGCGAGATGCGGGGCCAGGAGTACGTGGGCGAGGAGCCGGCGGACCGCGGCTCGGCCTATGTGGTCCGCCGGCTCGGCTGATCAGGCCAGGTGCTGACGGACCTCGGCGGCGGCCTCGTGGCCGTACGCCTTGGTGAAGCGGTCCATGAAGTGGGTGCGGCGGAGGGTGTACTCCTGGGTGCCGACCGTCTCGATGACCAGGGTGGCGAGCATGCAGCCGACCTGGGCGGCGCGCTCCAGTCCGACGCCCCAGGCGAGGCCGGAGAGGAAGCCGGCCCGGAAGGCGTCGCCGACGCCGGTGGGGTCGGCCTTGGTGTCCTCCTCGGGGCAGCCGACCTCGATGACCGGCTCGCCGGCCCGCTCGATCCGGACGCCGCGGGCGCCGAGGGTGGTGACGCGGTGGCCGACCTTGGCGAGGATCTCCTCGTCGCTCCAGCCGGTCTTGGACTCGATGAGCCCCTTCTCGTACTCGTTGGAGAAGAGGTAGGTGGCGCCGTCGAGGAGGATGCGGATCTCCTCTCCGTCCATCCGCGCGATCTGCTGCGAGAAGTCCGCGGCGAACGGGATGTTCCGGGAGCGGCACTCCTCGGTGTGGCGGAGCATCGCCTCGGGGTCGTCGGCTCCGATGGAGACGAGGTCGAGCCCGCCGACGCGGTCGGCGACGCTCTGCAGCTCGATGAGGCGGGCCTCGCTCATCGCACCCGTGTAGAAGGAGCCGATCTGGTTGTGGTCGGTGTCGGTGGTGCAGACGAAGCGGGCGGTGTGCAGCACCTCGGAGATACGGACCGAGCCGGTCTCGACGCCGTGCCGGTCGAGCCAGGCGCGGTACTCGTCGAAGTCCGCCCCCGCGGCGCCGACGAGGATCGGGCGCGTGCCGAGCAGGCCCATCCCGAAGCAGATGTTGGCGGCGACACCGCCCCGGCGCACATCGAGGTTGTCGACCAGGAAGGAGAGGGAGACCGTGTGCAGCTGATCCGCGACCAGCTGGTCGGCGAAGCGGCCGGGGAAGGTCATGAGGTGGTCAGTGGCGATCGAGCCGGTGACTGCAATACGCACGGGGAGGCTGCTCCTGCGGAAGGCGAAGGGCCGTGAGTGCGCCCTCCGGGACGACGTGACAGTTCACGCTACCGGGTGAGCCGAGGGGCCGGAAAAGGGAAAACTACCCGATAGTAGGGCTTTCTACCTGAGCTCAACCGTGGTTACGGTGCGGATATGTCGAAGCACACCGCATTGCCCGAGTCGGAATTGAGCCTGGCCGCCCTGCGTGGTGACTGCGCGCGGATGGCGCCGCACTGGACGGCGCCCGCGAAGAGCGCCCCGGTCCCGGTGAAGCCGTCCCTGATCAACGGGGTGAAGGTCCCGTCCTCGTCGGCGCGGCTGATCGACGCGATGTCCGAGTACGGCGACTGAATACCGGCCGGGCAGGGCCGGACGCCAACATCTTTCGGCCTTTTCCGCGCGGGTGATGGCGAGAACCGCGCGGTGCCCGGATCCGGGCGGCCCCGCCCGGGGGAACCGCACGCTCCTCCGCTCCGTCCCACCGGTGTCCCCGTCCGGAGACACGCGGTAGGCACCGCGACGGCAACGCAGTCGAAGGAGCGATCCGGTGAGCACCGAGCGACCCGACAACGACGTGACCGGCCCCCGGCGGCGGCGTCCGCCGCTCGCGGTGGCCTCGGTGGCCGCGGCCGTGCTGCTGGCCGGGGGCGGCGGGGCGTACTGGGCCTCGACCACCGCGGGCGACGGCGGCGCTGCGGACAGCAGTGCGGCGGACAGCGGCTCCGCGGCCGAGAGGTCGGCCCCCCGGCTGGCCCTGGACGCCGCGGCGGACGGCCCGGGCGTGGCGTCCCCGGACTCCCCTCCCCCCGGCATCGCACCCGGCGAACCGGACCCGGGCGGTCCGCCCGTGATCTACCGGGCCGCGGGCGAACTCCCGGACGGCCCGGACAGGGCGGCGGTCCACCATGCGCGGGGCACGGTCGCGTCGGCCGACGTGGCCCGGCTGGCGAAGGCGCTGGGTATCCCGGGCTCGCCGCGCACCGAGGGCACGTCCTGGGTGGTCGGCGACGACGACGGCCCCGGTGCGCTCCTGAAGGTGGGGAAGCAGGCCCCGGGCACCTGGACGTTCGCCCGCACCACCCCGCCCCAGCCCTGTGAGCCGGGGACGATGTGCGCGAACGGGTCCTCGGAGCCGGGCGGCGGCCCGGTGAGCGAGAAGGCGGCGAAGGCGGCCGCGATCCCGGTGCTCAAGGCGGCCGGGCAGGACGACGCGGCGCTGAACGCGGGCCAGCTGATGGGCGACGTCCGTGTGGTCAACGCCGATCCGAGGGTCGACGGGCTCCCGACGTACGGCTGGTCGACCGGCGTCCAGGTGGGCCCGGACGGCGAGGTGACCGGCGGCAGCGGACATCTGAAGGCGCTGGAGAAGGGCGACACCTACCCGACGGTCGGCGCGGACGAGGCACTGAAGCAGCTCAACGCGGCGAGCAGGGGCAAGGGTGACGCCGACCGGGACATCGGCGGCTGCGCCACTCCCGTACCGCACCAGGGCGAGCCGAAGCCCTCGGACCCCCAGTGCGTGCCGTCGAACGGCAAGCGGGCACCGGTGGAGCAGACGGTCCAGGACGCGGTGTTCGGCCTCGCGCTGAACTACGTGGACGGGCGGCAGACGCTGGTGCCGTCCTGGCTGTTCACGGTCCGCCAGGCTCCGGGCGGCCCGGAAAGCACGGTCACGCAGGTCGCCGTGGACCCGAAGTTCATCGAGAAGCCGGACACCCCGACGACGCCCTCCGGGGACCGGAAGGTGACGTCGTACGGCGCGGACGGGCGGACCCTGGAGGTGACGTTCTGGGGCGGCGTGTGCAGCACGTACACGGCGAGCGCGAAGGAGAGCGCGGGCCAGGTGCGAATCTCGATCACGGAGAAGCCGCAGGAGGGCAAGAAGGCCTGCATCATGATCGCCAAGGAGCTGACGCGGACCGTGACGCTGGAGAAGCCGCTGGGCGACCGTACGGTGATCGACGCGGCGTCGGGCGGCGCGGTGCCGCGCGGCTGAGCAATTGAGCGGCTGAGCAGTTGAGCGGCTGAGCAGTTGAGCGGCTGAGCAGTTGAGCGGACATACGGAGGCGGCCCCGGGATCGATCCCGGGGCCGCCTCCGTATGCCGTACGCGCAGCGCTTAGCTGAACGAGTCGCCGCAGGCGCAGGAGCCGGAGGCGTTCGGGTTGTCGATCGTGAAGCCCTGCTTCTCGATGGTGTCGACGAAGTCGATGGAGGCGCCGCCCAGGTACGGGGCGCTCATCCGGTCGGTGACGACCTTGACTCCGTCGAAGTCCTTCACGACGTCGCCGTCGAGCGAACGCTCGTCGAAGAAGAGCTGGTAGCGCAGGCCCGAGCAACCGCCGGGCTGGACGGCGACGCGCAGCGCCAGGTCCTCGCGGCCTTCCTGCTCCAGCAGGCCCTTGACCTTGGCGGCGGCGGCGTCGGACAGGAGAATGCCGTCGCTCACGGTGGTGGTCTCGTCCGATACGGACATCTGCTTCTCTCCCGGGTTGTACGGACTGCTTGCCGACGGTTCAACCGCCTCAGTCCCGGATTCATTCCGGGCCAAGCGCTTGTCTGTTCCCTTTCATGCTCGCACACCGGGCCGCCCGGGGGATGCGTCACATCGACGCTATCGGCATCGTCAAAGTGACACGAAGCGGCTATGATAGATAGCGTCAAATAGACGAAAAGGCGAGTTCGCCGAAGCACTCCGCGGAAGCTCGTGGAGTGAACTTGAGTTCGCAGACTAGAAAGGGTGCGTGACGTGACCACGGCCCAGCCCCTGGACGTACAGCCGACACCCCTCGCGCTGCTGCTGCTCGGCCGCGAGGCCGACCCGAGGAGCGAGCGCGGCGTCGAATGCCCCGGCGACCTGCCCTCCCCGTCCGACCCGGACCTGGTGGAGCGCGCCCGCGCCGCGAAGGAGAAGCTCGGGGACAAGGTGTTCGTCCTCGGCCACCACTACCAGCGCGACGAGGTCATCCAGTTCGCGGACGTCACCGGCGACTCGTTCAAGCTGGCTCGCGACGCGGCCGCGCGTCCGGAGGCCGAGTACATCGTCTTCTGCGGCGTCCACTTCATGGCGGAGTCCGCGGACATCCTGACCACGGACGCCCAGGCGGTCGTCCTGCCCGACCTGGCGGCCGGCTGCTCGATGGCCGACATGGCCGCAGCGGAGCAGGTCGCCGAGTGCTGGGACGTGCTGACGGAGGCCGGGGTCGCCGATCAGGTGGTGCCCGTCTCGTACATGAACTCCTCCGCCGACATCAAGGCCTTCACCGGCAAGCACGGCGGCACGATCTGTACGTCCTCGAACGCGAAGCGGGCCCTGGAGTGGGCCTTCGAGCAGGGCGAGAAGATCCTCTTCCTCCCCGACCAGCACCTGGGCCGCAACACGGCCGTGCGGGACATGGGCCTGGAGCTGGACGACTGCGTCCTCTACAACCCGCACAAGCCGAACGGCGGCCTCACCGCCGAGCAGCTGCGCGACGCGAAGATGATCCTGTGGCGCGGGCACTGCTCGGTCCACGGCCGCTTCTCGGTCGAGTCGGTCGAGGACGTCCGGGCGCGGATACCCGGGGTCAACGTGCTGGTGCACCCGGAGTGCAAGCACGAGGTCGTCGCCGCCGCGGACTACGTGGGCTCGACGGAGTACATCATCAAGGCCCTGGAGGCGGCCCCGGCCGGCTCGAAGTGGGCCATCGGTACGGAGCTGAACCTGGTCCGCCGCCTGGCGAACCGTTTCGCCGCGGAGGACAAGGAGATCGTCTTCCTGGACAAGACGGTCTGCTTCTGCTCGACGATGAACCGCATCGACCTGCCGCACCTGGTCTGGACCCTGGAGTCGCTGGCCGAGGGCAAGCTGGTCAACCGGATCGAGGTCGACCCGGGGACGGAGAAGTACGCGAAGCTCGCGCTGGAGCGGATGCTCGCGCTGCCGTAGAGCCGCGCAGGTCCTTGGGGAGCCCCGGTGTGCCGCAGGTCGGCGTACCGGGGCTCTCGCGTACGGCGAGGGCGTTCCGGGCGGGGCGCACCGGCGCCGAGGTACCGGCTCGGAGGTACCGGCAGGGGCCCTCCGGGCGGGCCGGTTCTCCCATACGCCAGCCGATGACGCCGCCGCGTAACTACGCTGCTACTCACCGCAGCGAATCTTCGCGCGGGCGGGACCGATGAGGCCCGCTGAGGCTGACCGGAACGAGCGGCGAGAACGGTGGGGCGGGCATGAGTGACGAGGACCGTGGGACGGGCGTCGGCGACGAGGCGGGGGGAGCGGGCACGGGGCACGACGGAGTCCGGCAGAGCGACGCCGCCTCCGACGCGTCGGCGCGAGCGGAGCTGGCCCGCGCGCGGGAGGAGGTACGCGGCCGGCGCGCCGCGTCGGAACAGGATCCCGCCACCGGCCTGCCCCCGCTGGCCGAGGCCCTGCACCA is a window from the Streptomyces sp. MMBL 11-1 genome containing:
- the ctaD gene encoding aa3-type cytochrome oxidase subunit I; translated protein: MSILNEPQGAAPADDSYEDELPVRRKQPGNIVVTWLTTTDHKTIGTLYLVTSFVFFCIGGLMALFMRAELARPGTQIMSNEQFNQAFTMHGTIMLLMFATPLFAGFANWIMPLQIGAPDVAFPRLNMFAYWLYLFGSLIAVAGFLTPQGAADFGWFAYSPLSDAVRSPGVGADMWIMGLAFSGFGTILGSVNFITTIICMRAPGMTMFRMPIFTWNVLLTGVLVLLAFPVLAAALFALEADRKFGAHIFDAANGGALLWQHLFWFFGHPEVYIIALPFFGIISEVIPVFSRKPMFGYIGLISATIAIAGLSVTVWAHHMYVTGGVLLPFFSFMTFLIAVPTGVKFFNWIGTMWKGSLSFETPMLWAVGFLITFTFGGLTGVILASPPMDFHVSDSYFVVAHFHYVIFGTVVFAMFSGFHFWWPKFTGKMLDERLGKITFWTLFVGFHGTFLVQHWLGAEGMPRRYADYLDADGFTALNTISTISSFLLGLSMLPFFYNVWKTAKYGKKIEVDDPWGYGRSLEWATSCPPPRHNFLTLPRIRSESPAFDLHHPEITALEQLDHLSESDKALAGGKEAGK
- the ctaC gene encoding aa3-type cytochrome oxidase subunit II — protein: MSPNGSDRSSRRPMRRKLPQVLTAGLVLATASGCSYNWEDFPRLGMPTPVTEEAPRILSLWQGSWAAALVTGVLVWGLILWSVFFHRRSRTKVEVPPQTRYNMPIEALYTVVPLIIVSVLFYFTARDESKLLELSEKPAHTINVVGFQWSWGFNYIEKVDGQPAAGPEVPKELNAIPDKFQKDFPEGAGGVHDVGIPGTRNPQNGNPGPTLWLPKGEKVRFVLTSRDVIHSFWVVPFLMKQDVIPGHTNVFEVTPNREGTFMGKCAELCGADHSRMLFNVKVVSPERYQQHLKELAEKGQTGYVPAGIAQTDPARNAEKNQL
- a CDS encoding cysteine desulfurase/sulfurtransferase TusA family protein, whose amino-acid sequence is MPYFDAASAAPLHPVARQALLAALDEGWADPARLYREGRRARLLLDAAREAAAEAVGCRPDELVFTSSGTTAVHAGIDGALSGRRRVGRHLALSAVEHSSVLHAAAAHEAAGGSFTEVPVDRAGAVDPAAYGRALRADTALACLQSANHEVGTEQPVAEVAALCADAGVPLLVDAAQSLGWGPVPEGWSLLTASAHKWGGPAGVGLLAVRKGVRFSPRGPGGERESGRAAGFENLPAIVAAAASLRAVRSEAAAESVRLRALVDRIRTVVAARVPDVEVVGDPERRLPHLVTFSCLYVDGETLLHELDRREFSVSSGSSCTSSTLIPSHVLKAMGVLSEGNVRVSLPPGTAGADVDRFLEILPGVVAEVRERLGAPVSAPPSPGPAASLVVDALGRRCPIPVIELAKVIGEVAVGATVTVLADDEAARLDIPAWCEMRGQEYVGEEPADRGSAYVVRRLG
- a CDS encoding carbohydrate kinase family protein; the protein is MRIAVTGSIATDHLMTFPGRFADQLVADQLHTVSLSFLVDNLDVRRGGVAANICFGMGLLGTRPILVGAAGADFDEYRAWLDRHGVETGSVRISEVLHTARFVCTTDTDHNQIGSFYTGAMSEARLIELQSVADRVGGLDLVSIGADDPEAMLRHTEECRSRNIPFAADFSQQIARMDGEEIRILLDGATYLFSNEYEKGLIESKTGWSDEEILAKVGHRVTTLGARGVRIERAGEPVIEVGCPEEDTKADPTGVGDAFRAGFLSGLAWGVGLERAAQVGCMLATLVIETVGTQEYTLRRTHFMDRFTKAYGHEAAAEVRQHLA
- a CDS encoding HesB/IscA family protein, whose product is MSVSDETTTVSDGILLSDAAAAKVKGLLEQEGREDLALRVAVQPGGCSGLRYQLFFDERSLDGDVVKDFDGVKVVTDRMSAPYLGGASIDFVDTIEKQGFTIDNPNASGSCACGDSFS
- the nadA gene encoding quinolinate synthase NadA, which gives rise to MRDVTTAQPLDVQPTPLALLLLGREADPRSERGVECPGDLPSPSDPDLVERARAAKEKLGDKVFVLGHHYQRDEVIQFADVTGDSFKLARDAAARPEAEYIVFCGVHFMAESADILTTDAQAVVLPDLAAGCSMADMAAAEQVAECWDVLTEAGVADQVVPVSYMNSSADIKAFTGKHGGTICTSSNAKRALEWAFEQGEKILFLPDQHLGRNTAVRDMGLELDDCVLYNPHKPNGGLTAEQLRDAKMILWRGHCSVHGRFSVESVEDVRARIPGVNVLVHPECKHEVVAAADYVGSTEYIIKALEAAPAGSKWAIGTELNLVRRLANRFAAEDKEIVFLDKTVCFCSTMNRIDLPHLVWTLESLAEGKLVNRIEVDPGTEKYAKLALERMLALP